A part of Planococcus sp. MB-3u-03 genomic DNA contains:
- a CDS encoding heavy metal translocating P-type ATPase, which yields MRKKVFQLSKTYRLENLSCTSCAAKFEQNIRNLPEAKHVELNFGASKLRVDGNVSIEELEKAGAFDHIRVYPEKQRVAHVPFYKRRQTIETAISFIFLIAGIIASFQLGEAHPWSIGLFGASMLIGGYRMFSTGVKNLSRLEFDMKTLMTIAIIGAVIIGEWREGAVVVFLFAISEALESFSMNKARQSIRSLMDLAPSRALIQRDGELIELETEDIRIGDVLIVKPGQKIAMDGTVLRGESAVNQAAITGESIPATKQPGDEVFAGTMNEEGALEVTVTKRVEDTTIAKIIHLVEEAQAEKAPSQQFVDRFAKYYTPAIIAVAFLVALVPGFVTGNWELWVYQGLAVLVVGCPCALVVSTPVAIVTAIGNAARQGVLIKGGIHLEETGRLQAVAFDKTGTLTKGYPEMTDVLPEEGYTAEEVVKLAASVEALSQHPLARAITKQAPELYPSERFQSLTGKGVYAEIGGTRIRVGSLKWAEEHGFHAPAAAYRLQESGKSAMAVFSSKHLFGVIGVADAIREESPAIIERLKEIGIGHTIMLTGDHPATAKAIAAEIGVTDIRAGLMPEDKLAAVKELQAKYGRVAMVGDGINDAPALAASDIGIAMGGAGTDAALETADIALMADDLEKLPYTIRLSRKTLRIIKENIIFALALKILALLLIIPGWLTLWIAIFADMGATLLVILNALRLVKVQK from the coding sequence ATGCGAAAGAAGGTGTTTCAGTTGAGCAAAACTTATCGTCTTGAAAACCTATCGTGTACAAGCTGTGCGGCGAAATTCGAACAGAATATCCGCAATTTGCCGGAAGCGAAACACGTTGAACTGAACTTCGGTGCTTCCAAACTGCGTGTCGATGGCAATGTATCGATCGAAGAATTGGAAAAAGCGGGCGCCTTCGACCATATTCGCGTCTATCCGGAAAAACAACGCGTGGCCCACGTGCCATTTTACAAACGGCGCCAGACAATCGAAACGGCCATTTCGTTCATCTTTCTCATCGCCGGCATCATCGCTTCATTTCAGCTTGGCGAGGCGCATCCATGGTCGATCGGCTTGTTCGGCGCATCGATGTTGATCGGCGGCTATCGAATGTTTTCCACAGGAGTGAAAAACCTCAGCCGCCTGGAGTTCGATATGAAAACATTGATGACCATCGCGATCATCGGCGCGGTGATCATTGGCGAGTGGCGGGAAGGAGCAGTTGTCGTATTCTTGTTCGCCATCAGTGAAGCGCTGGAATCGTTCTCGATGAACAAAGCCCGCCAATCGATTCGCTCGCTTATGGACCTTGCCCCGTCACGGGCATTGATCCAACGCGACGGCGAATTGATCGAATTGGAAACGGAAGACATCCGCATCGGCGACGTATTGATCGTTAAGCCCGGGCAAAAAATCGCGATGGATGGCACGGTGCTGCGCGGTGAATCAGCTGTCAACCAGGCAGCGATCACCGGCGAATCGATTCCTGCGACTAAACAGCCGGGGGATGAAGTGTTTGCCGGAACGATGAATGAAGAAGGCGCATTGGAAGTAACCGTCACCAAACGTGTGGAAGATACGACCATCGCCAAAATCATTCATTTGGTGGAAGAAGCGCAGGCGGAAAAAGCCCCTTCACAGCAATTTGTCGACCGCTTTGCGAAATATTACACACCGGCAATTATTGCTGTCGCCTTTCTAGTCGCGCTCGTTCCGGGATTTGTCACGGGAAATTGGGAGCTGTGGGTGTATCAAGGCTTGGCTGTGCTCGTCGTGGGATGCCCATGTGCGCTCGTCGTATCGACGCCTGTCGCGATTGTTACGGCGATCGGCAATGCGGCAAGACAGGGCGTGCTCATCAAAGGCGGCATCCATTTGGAAGAAACAGGACGCCTACAGGCTGTCGCGTTCGACAAAACCGGCACCTTGACGAAAGGCTATCCAGAAATGACCGATGTTTTGCCGGAAGAAGGCTATACAGCTGAAGAAGTGGTCAAGCTTGCGGCGTCAGTCGAAGCCTTGTCACAGCATCCGCTCGCCCGTGCCATCACCAAACAAGCACCTGAACTATACCCATCCGAACGATTCCAATCCTTGACCGGTAAAGGCGTGTACGCAGAAATCGGCGGTACGCGAATCCGTGTCGGCAGCTTGAAATGGGCAGAAGAGCACGGCTTCCATGCACCGGCCGCGGCTTATCGACTGCAGGAAAGCGGAAAATCTGCGATGGCGGTATTTTCCAGCAAGCATCTGTTTGGGGTGATCGGCGTTGCAGATGCCATTCGGGAAGAAAGCCCGGCCATCATTGAGCGCTTGAAGGAAATCGGCATTGGCCACACCATCATGCTGACAGGGGATCATCCTGCAACAGCAAAAGCGATTGCTGCGGAAATCGGCGTGACGGATATTCGCGCCGGCTTGATGCCTGAAGATAAATTAGCGGCTGTTAAAGAGCTGCAGGCGAAGTATGGCCGCGTGGCAATGGTCGGCGACGGCATCAACGACGCGCCGGCGCTTGCGGCGTCCGATATAGGCATTGCCATGGGCGGAGCTGGAACGGATGCGGCGCTTGAGACAGCCGATATCGCCTTAATGGCGGATGATTTGGAGAAACTTCCATATACTATTCGACTAAGCAGAAAAACTTTGCGTATAATAAAGGAAAATATCATCTTTGCACTGGCACTGAAAATCTTGGCGCTGCTATTGATCATTCCGGGCTGGCTCACGTTATGGATCGCGATCTTTGCGGATATGGGGGCTACGCTATTGGTCATCTTGAATGCATTGCGCTTGGTGAAAGTCCAGAAGTAA
- a CDS encoding GNAT family N-acetyltransferase has translation MKLTEWTMEEHEKLIEFMTTNSWPYHGHEHPVRALIEKTIVEGGYKSDQVKTFWIENDEGEQVGLVKIFDLQDEIPLFDLRIADSYRGQGYGPKALRMIADFVFSLPEKKIRLEGHTRHDNFAMRKAFERTGFVKEAHLRQAWFSPKQNRYHDAVTYGMTREDWEAGVTTPVMWDDAVKAPAEPPFNPLLLEFPETFESERLMIRAPKREDAVLSFEAVRHSLEALRPWMPFAQHEPNLAEMTANLIQAESDFMLRKDLRLHFFDKNSGQFIGSSGLHRIDWEVRKFEIGYWVDSRFEGKGYVTEAVERITRFAFEELQANRVEIRCDPDNVRSRAVAERLGFELEGIMRKDSLSRHDGKIRDTCVYAKVRA, from the coding sequence TTGAAGTTAACAGAATGGACCATGGAAGAGCACGAGAAATTGATCGAGTTTATGACGACCAACTCATGGCCTTATCATGGCCACGAACACCCGGTGCGCGCCTTGATCGAAAAGACGATCGTAGAAGGCGGTTATAAATCGGATCAGGTCAAGACCTTTTGGATTGAAAATGATGAAGGCGAACAAGTGGGCTTGGTGAAAATCTTCGACCTGCAGGATGAGATTCCGTTATTTGACTTGCGGATTGCCGATTCCTACCGCGGGCAAGGCTATGGCCCGAAAGCGCTGCGCATGATCGCTGATTTCGTCTTTTCCTTGCCGGAGAAGAAAATCCGCCTGGAAGGCCATACGCGCCACGATAATTTTGCGATGCGTAAAGCGTTTGAACGAACCGGTTTCGTGAAGGAAGCGCATTTGCGCCAAGCATGGTTCTCGCCGAAACAAAACCGTTATCATGATGCGGTAACTTACGGCATGACCCGTGAAGACTGGGAAGCGGGTGTGACGACGCCTGTGATGTGGGATGACGCGGTCAAAGCGCCGGCAGAACCCCCTTTCAATCCGTTGTTGCTGGAGTTTCCGGAAACATTCGAGTCAGAGCGTTTAATGATCCGAGCACCGAAAAGAGAAGATGCTGTGCTTAGTTTTGAAGCGGTGCGCCACTCACTAGAAGCATTGCGCCCGTGGATGCCTTTTGCGCAACACGAGCCGAATCTCGCGGAAATGACGGCGAATTTGATTCAAGCAGAATCGGATTTTATGTTGCGCAAAGACTTGAGGCTGCATTTCTTCGATAAGAACAGCGGGCAGTTTATCGGTTCGAGCGGATTGCACCGCATCGACTGGGAAGTGCGCAAATTCGAAATCGGTTATTGGGTGGATAGCCGTTTTGAAGGAAAAGGCTATGTAACGGAAGCGGTAGAGCGCATCACGCGTTTTGCGTTCGAAGAGCTGCAAGCGAACCGTGTCGAAATCCGCTGTGACCCGGACAATGTCCGGAGCCGTGCAGTAGCGGAGCGTCTTGGCTTTGAACTCGAAGGCATCATGCGCAAGGATAGCCTCTCGAGACATGACGGCAAAATCCGCGATACATGCGTCTATGCGAAAGTGAGAGCATGA
- a CDS encoding lmo0937 family membrane protein, with the protein MGRILWIILVVILAVWVIGFLLDVAGGLIHILLIIAAIVLIVNLVTGRKGV; encoded by the coding sequence ATGGGACGTATTCTTTGGATTATTTTGGTAGTAATTCTTGCGGTATGGGTGATCGGATTCTTATTAGACGTAGCAGGCGGACTTATTCACATTCTTTTGATCATCGCGGCAATCGTCTTGATCGTTAACTTAGTGACAGGCAGGAAAGGTGTTTAG
- the mntR gene encoding transcriptional regulator MntR yields MPTPSMEDHIEIIYSLIEQKGYARVSDIAEALSVLPSSVTKMVQKLDKDGYLIYERYRGLMLTPKGQKLGKRLLQRHDLLEQFLRLIGVDEDKIYGDVEGIEHHLSWNSIDRIADLVQLLEEDKGVAEKLKKLSTEQKNN; encoded by the coding sequence TTGCCTACTCCAAGTATGGAAGATCATATTGAAATCATTTATTCATTAATAGAGCAAAAAGGGTATGCGCGCGTCTCGGATATCGCCGAGGCGCTATCGGTGCTGCCGTCATCCGTAACGAAGATGGTGCAGAAGCTCGATAAGGACGGCTACTTGATCTATGAACGCTACCGGGGGCTGATGCTGACGCCTAAGGGACAGAAACTCGGCAAGCGCTTGTTGCAGCGCCATGATTTGCTTGAGCAATTTTTGCGGCTGATCGGCGTGGATGAAGATAAGATCTACGGCGATGTAGAAGGAATCGAGCATCATTTGAGCTGGAATTCCATCGACCGCATCGCTGATCTGGTCCAGTTGCTTGAAGAAGATAAGGGCGTAGCGGAAAAATTGAAGAAGTTAAGCACTGAGCAAAAAAATAATTAA
- a CDS encoding CvfB family protein gives MALHPGLKALLHIKDRSTSQWILTDGSGDEVTMNASEIEEGQEVGEEIEVFLYRNRQGGISATPMIPHILPSEYGWAKVLKVSPREGAVVDIGTTREVYVLPADLPPVQELWPAQGDHIFMTLRTDRYGDLYGRLATEEKVLELCERAPAEIYNKDLKARAYRLLPVGSFMLSVPENYRVFVHESEREAEPRLGEEKMVRVIDVKDDGTLNGSLLPRKQERLSDDAEEILRYLENAGGQMPFTDKSSPDEIMEMFGMSKAAFKRALGRLYKERRIVQEDGWTKLLG, from the coding sequence ATGGCTTTGCATCCAGGATTGAAAGCATTATTGCACATTAAAGACCGTTCCACATCCCAGTGGATCTTAACGGATGGTTCGGGGGATGAAGTGACGATGAACGCATCGGAAATTGAAGAAGGACAAGAGGTCGGCGAGGAGATTGAAGTCTTCTTGTACCGCAATCGCCAAGGCGGCATTTCCGCCACGCCGATGATCCCGCATATTTTGCCGAGTGAATACGGCTGGGCAAAAGTATTGAAGGTTTCTCCGCGAGAAGGCGCAGTCGTCGACATCGGAACGACACGAGAAGTTTACGTCCTGCCGGCTGATTTGCCGCCGGTGCAGGAATTATGGCCAGCTCAAGGCGACCATATTTTCATGACGCTTCGCACAGACCGCTACGGTGATCTTTACGGACGCTTGGCGACAGAAGAAAAGGTGCTGGAACTTTGTGAACGTGCGCCTGCTGAAATCTATAATAAAGATTTGAAAGCACGGGCTTACCGCCTGTTGCCAGTCGGCTCATTCATGCTGTCGGTGCCAGAAAACTACCGCGTCTTCGTCCATGAATCAGAGCGCGAAGCAGAACCGCGCCTTGGCGAAGAAAAAATGGTGCGCGTCATCGACGTCAAAGACGACGGCACGCTCAACGGATCTCTTTTGCCGCGCAAACAGGAACGCCTGTCGGATGATGCAGAAGAAATCCTGCGCTATTTGGAAAATGCAGGCGGCCAAATGCCATTTACAGATAAATCGTCGCCCGATGAAATCATGGAAATGTTCGGCATGAGCAAAGCGGCATTCAAGCGTGCACTCGGCCGCCTTTACAAAGAACGCCGCATCGTGCAAGAAGACGGCTGGACAAAATTACTCGGTTAA
- a CDS encoding DUF1002 domain-containing protein has translation MKKTMTLAALALAFVLAFAGAASANVGINEKFGLPIVVYGGDLSADEKAQVAESLDVAGEAEVEEIEVTGQDLVTYITDGDARARMYSSAKITRTEEGEGLVIEIATPDNITQVTTDMYANAMLTAGIENATVEVAAPKAVTGHSALVGIYKAYEVNGEQLDPERTDVANDELSVATELSEGGVDQEKVSELLTEIKKQIAEQNPATREDVEQIVEEQLSRLQIELSPEDRQLLVDLMDRIRQLDIDFSKWSTELEDLSNTIGDKIGTVVNDEGFWESVKQFFRDLANTVRGWFN, from the coding sequence ATGAAAAAAACAATGACACTTGCCGCATTGGCGCTTGCTTTCGTGTTGGCTTTTGCCGGCGCAGCATCCGCGAATGTCGGGATAAATGAGAAATTCGGCTTGCCGATCGTCGTCTACGGAGGCGATTTGTCCGCAGATGAAAAGGCGCAAGTCGCTGAAAGCCTGGACGTTGCCGGCGAAGCTGAAGTGGAAGAAATTGAAGTAACCGGGCAGGACCTTGTCACATACATTACAGACGGGGACGCGCGTGCACGCATGTATTCCTCTGCCAAAATCACCCGCACGGAAGAAGGCGAAGGGCTGGTCATTGAAATTGCCACGCCGGACAATATTACCCAAGTGACGACTGATATGTACGCCAACGCCATGCTGACGGCAGGCATTGAAAATGCGACCGTTGAAGTGGCTGCGCCGAAAGCGGTCACTGGCCATTCTGCACTTGTTGGAATCTACAAAGCCTATGAAGTGAATGGGGAACAGCTGGATCCTGAACGGACGGATGTCGCCAATGATGAATTATCCGTTGCGACGGAATTGTCCGAAGGCGGCGTTGACCAAGAAAAAGTCAGCGAATTGCTGACGGAGATCAAAAAACAGATCGCTGAACAGAATCCCGCAACGCGCGAAGATGTTGAGCAGATCGTCGAAGAGCAATTGAGCCGCCTACAGATTGAATTAAGCCCTGAAGATCGCCAATTGTTGGTCGATTTGATGGACCGAATCCGCCAGCTCGATATCGATTTCTCTAAATGGTCAACTGAGTTGGAAGACTTGAGCAACACCATCGGGGATAAAATCGGCACCGTCGTCAATGACGAAGGTTTCTGGGAAAGTGTCAAACAGTTTTTCCGTGATTTGGCCAACACCGTCCGCGGTTGGTTCAATTAA
- a CDS encoding ring-cleaving dioxygenase, producing MQVAGIHHVSAITANADKNHDFFTRILGMRLVKKSVNQDNPSSYHLFYADAVGTPGTDMTYFDIPMAGRTYPGVTSISNTGFRIPSSEALDYWLERFREFSVPHGEKTQRFGRDTVEFQDFEGSRLMLVVDQGEGIPFGEPWTKASVPEEFAIRGLGPVRLTVRKAERTAKVLTDILGFSKAGAYAPEVEGQPEIIVFTTGEGGPGGEIHLEERSDLPPERPGRGSVHHVAFRVKTYEEYNQWNEYLRANGFQTSGEVDRYYFKAIYFREPNGILFELSTDEPGFATDENADELGEGLALPPFLEPRRKEIEDSLRPLKINR from the coding sequence ATGCAAGTTGCAGGCATTCACCATGTTTCAGCAATTACAGCCAACGCAGATAAAAACCATGACTTCTTCACGCGCATTCTTGGGATGCGCCTTGTCAAAAAAAGCGTCAATCAGGACAACCCGTCTTCCTATCATTTATTTTATGCAGACGCAGTAGGAACGCCGGGTACCGATATGACTTATTTTGATATCCCGATGGCGGGCCGGACCTATCCAGGCGTGACTTCCATCAGCAACACTGGCTTCCGTATCCCATCAAGCGAGGCACTTGATTACTGGTTGGAGCGTTTCCGTGAGTTCAGCGTCCCGCACGGCGAAAAAACCCAGCGTTTTGGCCGGGATACAGTTGAATTCCAGGACTTTGAAGGATCGCGCCTGATGCTTGTCGTCGATCAGGGAGAAGGGATTCCATTCGGCGAGCCTTGGACAAAAGCGAGCGTTCCGGAAGAGTTTGCGATCCGCGGGCTTGGGCCGGTCAGGCTGACCGTGCGGAAAGCGGAGCGTACAGCCAAGGTGTTGACGGATATTCTCGGATTTTCAAAAGCCGGTGCTTATGCGCCGGAAGTGGAAGGTCAGCCTGAAATAATCGTCTTCACGACAGGAGAAGGCGGCCCTGGCGGCGAAATACATTTAGAGGAACGCTCAGACCTTCCGCCGGAGCGTCCCGGCCGGGGAAGCGTCCATCATGTAGCGTTCCGCGTGAAAACTTACGAAGAGTATAATCAATGGAACGAATATTTGCGTGCCAATGGCTTCCAAACGTCCGGTGAAGTGGATCGCTATTATTTCAAAGCGATTTATTTCAGGGAGCCGAACGGGATCCTGTTCGAGTTATCGACAGATGAGCCCGGTTTTGCGACTGATGAAAACGCAGACGAGCTTGGCGAAGGTTTGGCCTTGCCGCCTTTCCTTGAGCCGAGACGCAAGGAAATCGAAGACTCTCTCCGTCCCTTGAAGATCAACCGTTAA
- a CDS encoding GNAT family N-acetyltransferase: protein MELKFTELGHDEFAFRETDGETVKAEITWTQMADLMVMEYTYVEESLRNQGLAKELVDHAAAYARENQFKMQPVCSYVAEAFERSDEYNDVKA from the coding sequence ATGGAATTGAAATTTACAGAACTTGGGCATGATGAATTCGCTTTTCGCGAAACAGACGGCGAGACAGTGAAAGCAGAAATCACGTGGACGCAAATGGCTGATTTGATGGTCATGGAATATACCTATGTCGAAGAAAGCCTGCGCAATCAAGGGCTTGCCAAAGAATTGGTCGACCACGCGGCAGCTTATGCACGTGAAAACCAGTTCAAGATGCAGCCGGTCTGTTCGTATGTAGCGGAAGCGTTCGAGCGTTCCGACGAATACAACGATGTCAAAGCCTGA
- a CDS encoding DUF4064 domain-containing protein: protein MNQAPENYGSIKRTGEKALGIIGSIFNVIGIILSIIVITSLSGFEGSQMQMQMEEELRNDPNITNPQDAEMAVDTFNAVVGGFDVIGWVLVILLAISTVFAILAITKLKSFDTANTAGIFFILAGIFAGILSLTSILFYIAAIMCFVRKPPLREDELMGRSNEPATRSDAVTREDDTPYRPL, encoded by the coding sequence ATGAATCAGGCACCAGAGAATTACGGGTCCATTAAAAGGACAGGAGAAAAAGCTCTTGGCATCATCGGTTCCATTTTCAATGTAATCGGCATCATTTTATCGATTATTGTCATCACCAGTCTGAGCGGTTTTGAAGGCAGCCAGATGCAAATGCAGATGGAAGAGGAACTGCGCAACGATCCGAACATCACGAACCCACAAGATGCCGAGATGGCGGTGGATACTTTTAATGCTGTAGTGGGTGGATTCGATGTCATTGGCTGGGTATTGGTTATCCTGCTTGCGATCAGTACGGTCTTCGCCATTTTGGCCATCACGAAATTGAAATCTTTTGATACCGCAAACACGGCAGGCATTTTCTTCATCCTCGCCGGAATCTTCGCCGGGATCTTGTCGCTGACATCCATCCTCTTCTACATCGCTGCGATCATGTGCTTCGTGCGCAAGCCGCCGCTCCGTGAAGATGAATTGATGGGCCGCAGCAATGAACCGGCCACAAGAAGTGATGCGGTAACGCGTGAAGACGACACGCCGTACCGCCCGTTGTAA
- a CDS encoding GNAT family N-acetyltransferase, with the protein MIRTGTPADIESVREIAHISWNDTYEGIIPSPIQQKFLEQSYSTPMLEMRMERTILLLAEQDGQAVGFANFTKVDEDGDAELIAMYMKPEHQRSGFGKKLLSDGLSRLKGGQQLFVYVESENQKGRNFYEANGFLLLEEFEELFEGHPLQTAKYVFDLSGQAQ; encoded by the coding sequence ATGATTCGCACAGGTACACCGGCAGATATCGAATCTGTACGGGAAATCGCTCACATCAGCTGGAATGATACGTACGAAGGGATCATTCCATCTCCTATACAACAGAAGTTTTTGGAGCAATCCTACTCGACCCCAATGCTCGAAATGCGCATGGAGCGGACGATCCTCCTGCTTGCCGAACAAGACGGGCAGGCTGTAGGCTTCGCAAACTTCACGAAAGTCGATGAAGACGGCGATGCCGAATTGATCGCCATGTACATGAAGCCCGAGCACCAGCGTTCAGGCTTCGGCAAGAAACTATTGTCGGACGGCTTGTCGCGCTTAAAAGGCGGGCAGCAATTATTCGTCTACGTCGAAAGCGAGAACCAAAAAGGCCGCAACTTCTACGAAGCGAACGGCTTCCTCTTGCTCGAAGAATTTGAGGAATTGTTCGAAGGGCACCCCCTTCAGACAGCCAAATACGTTTTCGACCTTTCTGGCCAAGCTCAATAA
- a CDS encoding GNAT family N-acetyltransferase, translating into MAWKSYQFDDFTAQALYNILKLRVEVFVVEQNCPYPELDGLDEVSTHIVYEEDGKVLAYARLVPAGKKYDAPSIGRVIVRKEARGRGLAKELLERSIRYIDEQWKEPEIQLQGQEYLKDFYGSFGFEAISEVYDEDGIPHIDMKRSAAETAG; encoded by the coding sequence ATGGCGTGGAAAAGTTATCAATTTGACGACTTCACAGCACAAGCATTATACAATATATTGAAGCTTCGTGTCGAAGTATTTGTTGTAGAACAGAATTGTCCGTATCCGGAATTGGACGGCTTGGATGAAGTCTCAACCCATATCGTGTACGAAGAAGACGGCAAGGTGCTTGCCTATGCCCGGCTGGTGCCGGCAGGGAAAAAATACGATGCGCCATCGATCGGCCGCGTCATCGTCCGAAAAGAGGCGCGTGGCCGCGGGCTGGCAAAAGAACTCCTCGAGCGCTCTATCCGCTATATTGACGAACAATGGAAAGAACCCGAGATTCAATTGCAAGGGCAAGAGTATTTGAAAGACTTTTATGGCTCATTCGGTTTTGAAGCGATTTCGGAGGTTTACGACGAGGACGGCATCCCGCATATCGACATGAAACGATCTGCGGCCGAAACAGCTGGATGA
- a CDS encoding MFS transporter yields MRFFIYLIIFFAFFDLFAQLPIISPFAVSLGAGPFLAGLAVGMYSLSNTFGNIISGIFSDRKGPFAILLTGLATTSVALFIYGLADGPYSLLAIRFLHGLAAGLTVPAAFTYLANRTDHSRRGKNAAISGAFVGLAAIIGPAYGAIYTSRGSVPETMAVTGTLIGLLAIAAFFLLRTHQVKKQTDSSSAKRQAFQWNSGLWRSFSGAFFLMFSQGVLAYMLPLKVEALGFPTQLSGLLLSAFGLSAILVFLLPINRLFDAVRPITTLIIGFAIMGASLFALANISSEPLLYAAMCTYGFGFALLFPSINSLLIDATEPASRGRAYGYFYAFFSIGVVAGSGVTGALALTADGGFLFSGALLLSIALANWLTLER; encoded by the coding sequence TTGCGCTTTTTCATTTATCTTATCATCTTCTTCGCGTTTTTCGATTTATTTGCCCAACTGCCGATCATCAGCCCGTTTGCCGTATCGCTCGGCGCCGGTCCGTTTTTGGCGGGTTTGGCTGTCGGAATGTATTCATTGTCGAATACATTCGGCAATATCATCTCAGGCATATTCTCCGACCGCAAAGGGCCTTTCGCCATCTTGCTGACAGGGCTTGCGACGACAAGTGTGGCGCTGTTCATCTACGGCTTGGCGGACGGCCCTTACAGTCTCCTTGCCATCCGCTTTCTTCATGGCTTGGCTGCCGGATTGACGGTACCGGCTGCGTTCACTTATTTAGCGAACCGCACCGACCATAGCCGCCGCGGCAAAAACGCAGCGATTTCCGGGGCCTTCGTCGGCCTTGCGGCAATCATCGGCCCCGCCTATGGAGCGATTTATACGAGCCGGGGCAGCGTTCCGGAAACCATGGCTGTCACCGGCACCTTGATCGGCTTGCTCGCGATTGCAGCCTTCTTTCTATTGCGGACACATCAAGTAAAAAAACAAACGGACAGTTCTTCGGCTAAACGCCAAGCTTTCCAATGGAACTCTGGGCTTTGGCGCTCGTTTTCAGGCGCGTTCTTTTTGATGTTCTCCCAAGGCGTGCTCGCTTATATGCTGCCGCTGAAAGTGGAAGCGCTCGGGTTTCCCACTCAGCTGAGCGGCTTATTGCTGAGTGCATTCGGCTTGTCGGCCATCCTGGTCTTTCTATTGCCGATCAATCGGCTGTTCGATGCCGTCCGCCCGATCACTACTTTGATCATCGGCTTTGCCATCATGGGGGCTTCGCTTTTCGCGCTCGCCAATATCTCATCAGAACCGCTGCTGTATGCGGCGATGTGTACGTATGGCTTCGGTTTCGCGCTGTTGTTCCCTTCGATCAATTCTTTATTGATCGATGCCACAGAACCCGCTTCAAGAGGGCGGGCTTACGGATATTTTTACGCCTTTTTCTCTATCGGCGTCGTTGCAGGATCCGGAGTCACCGGGGCTTTGGCACTCACTGCAGACGGCGGTTTCCTGTTCAGCGGTGCGTTATTGCTGTCGATCGCTTTAGCCAATTGGCTAACGCTCGAACGCTGA
- a CDS encoding diacylglycerol/lipid kinase family protein codes for MKKAMFIWNPSSGKEKAADYKDFAEKTLTEMGYEADTRETTGPGDATHFAEEACEKQYDLVVAMGGDGTINEAVSGLAEKEHEPLFGLVPLGTVNDFARALGISLDPEEAIEGLKTGREKRVDIGKVGDQYFMNILAIGEIAESTYEVEPEQKTKLGAFAYFVEGVKAVTSDEVTTFVIEHDHGTWEGEAKLVLVALTNSVGGFEKLAPEALTDDGLLHLYIVENAALPAFVRMATALVRGKFEEDPSVEAIHTTRVSIRTSEPLSCNIDGDEGSTTPFDIEIMPRHIRAVVPGETD; via the coding sequence ATGAAAAAAGCGATGTTTATATGGAACCCTTCCTCAGGGAAGGAAAAAGCGGCGGATTATAAAGATTTTGCCGAAAAGACATTAACGGAAATGGGCTACGAAGCCGATACGCGTGAAACGACAGGGCCGGGAGATGCCACGCATTTTGCCGAAGAAGCCTGCGAAAAACAGTATGACCTTGTCGTGGCGATGGGCGGCGACGGAACGATCAACGAAGCGGTATCGGGTTTGGCAGAAAAAGAACATGAACCGCTTTTCGGGTTGGTTCCACTCGGCACAGTCAACGACTTTGCGCGTGCGCTCGGCATTTCATTGGATCCGGAAGAAGCAATTGAAGGCTTGAAAACGGGACGTGAAAAACGTGTGGACATCGGAAAAGTCGGCGATCAATACTTCATGAACATCCTGGCGATCGGTGAAATCGCCGAATCGACTTATGAAGTGGAGCCTGAACAGAAAACGAAGCTTGGGGCCTTTGCTTATTTCGTCGAAGGTGTCAAAGCAGTCACTTCCGATGAAGTCACTACGTTCGTCATCGAGCATGACCACGGTACCTGGGAAGGCGAGGCCAAGCTCGTCCTTGTGGCATTAACCAATTCGGTAGGCGGCTTCGAAAAGCTGGCGCCGGAAGCATTGACCGATGACGGCCTGCTCCATTTGTATATCGTGGAAAACGCTGCGCTTCCGGCATTTGTCCGTATGGCGACTGCGTTGGTACGAGGCAAATTCGAAGAAGATCCATCGGTGGAAGCCATCCACACGACGCGGGTCTCGATCCGTACGAGCGAACCGCTGTCTTGTAATATCGATGGCGATGAAGGCAGCACTACGCCATTTGATATTGAAATCATGCCGCGCCATATTCGGGCGGTCGTCCCTGGGGAAACCGACTAA